The following is a genomic window from Chryseobacterium sp. StRB126.
AAACCAGACAGTCTATGTAAGGGTTAGTAATGGGGGATGTAGTTATGTAGTTTCTTTACAATTACTGAGAACTGCAGAAATAACTTTAACAATAGCTGCACCGCAGACTATTACTTGTACAACGCCTCAAATTACACTTAATGCATCTGCTTCTGTAGTACCAGCAGGATCTACTATTACATGGACCACAGTTGGGGGAAGTATAGTGTCGGGGGGGAATACTCTTACACCTGTAGTAAGTGCAGGAGGTACCTATACATTAACTGTTAAAAATCTATTCCAGCCGGGAAATTTGAGTTGTCCATATACTTCAACAGTAACAGTAACTCAGGATAAAGTAGCGCCAGTGGCAACCTTGGTTTCATCACAATCCCGTATTTGTGAAGGTGAATCGGTAACCCTAACTGCATCTGGCGGAGCTACCTATATCTGGGGGAATGGTCTTACAGGTACCGGAAATACACAAACCGTGTCTCCTACAAGCACTACGGTATATAGCGTAACTGCTGTTGGAGCTAATGGGTGTGCTTCTGCACCTGTAAACGTTACAGTTCAGGTAGGACCCCCGATAGCAGGGGTTACGGCGGATAAAGTGAAAATATGTGCCGGTGAATCCGTTACTCTTACCGCTACAGGGGGAATTACCTATAATTGGGTAGGGCTTACCGGAAACGGAGATACGCAGGTAGTAACACCTACGGTTACTACAGAATATTCTGTATTTGCATTAGGTGGAAACGGATGTAGCTCTCTCGCTCCTGCTAAGATCAAAATTGAAGTAGTTCCAGCCATTGTTTCTACATTGGAAAATGTATATGTATGTGCAGGAGATGATGGAATTCTTGATGCTGGAGCTGGGCTTAATTATACGTACCTGTGGAGTACAGGAGCTACTACACAGACAATTACTACCAAAATTGCCGGAACTTATTCTGTAACCATCAGCAATGGAGTATGTTCTAAAGTCTTTACGGCGCAGCTTATTAATCCTGATCTGCCTGAAATTATCAATGTTGTATATAATAAGAATATACTGACACTTACAGCAAGTAATCCAACAGGAGGAACTTTGGAATATTCTATAAATAATGGAGTAACCTGGCAAGATTCAAATGTATTTAATGGGGTATTGGATAATACAATGTATCATTTAATGGTTAGAGTGAAAAATGCAAAATGTGGAACTTCAATAGATTATTTCACTTTTGTACTCAGTAATGCTATTACTCCTAATATGGATGGAAAAAATGATACTATAGATTTTAGCGGAATTAGTGGGTATAAAGATTTTGCAGCTTCTATTTTTGATAGGTATGGAGCGGAGGTTTTTAAGGCGACAAAAGGAGATGTTATTTGGCGAGGGTCTTTAAAAGGAATCAATTTGCCTACAGGGACTTACTGGTATAGGGTTCAGTGGGAAAACCCTGCAAATAAGAAATTAGAGCAGCGTTCAGGTTGGATTTTATTAAAAAACAGAAACTAAAATAATTTAATATAAATAGCAGAACCCTTCATTATTGGAGGGTTTTGCTATTTATTGTCTTAAATATTGATGGTGTTTTTAATATGATTTTCGAATAGTAGTGAATTTTATAAATTATATTTTGAATTTGAATTATCATTTTGTTAAAAATGGCTATATTGCTTTTAATTGTATTTTGTTGGTTGAAATGTTACAGTTTTTTTATAAAAAACATAAATATGTGTATTGTATATTTAAAAAAAAATTAAATTTGTTGAAACAAAAATATTATGATAAGATACCTACCGCTTTGTTTGTTTTTTTTATTTATCTCAAATTTTTATTTATCTCAAAACCAACAACCCAGACAAGTCATAAAAAAACAAGCGTCTGCCCAGGCTAAAAAGGCAGGAGCTTTTATTGATGTGAATGCTCCGGGATATCCGGAATCCAATTTTACGATAGAAAAATTGGTAAAAGACGTATTGATTTCATCAGGAACCAATACTTGTATTACTCCGAATGTAACCAATGTGAAAATTACCCCTAATCATGCTGTAGGAGAAGCTGATAGAGCCTGGGGATATTTCCATAAGGCAACAACTAATTTTCCTTTTAAAGACGGGATTGTGCTTTCTACAGGCTATGCAAGAAAGGCAGGTAATGGCTTTGAATCCAGTAATAGTGATACCAATGGAGGTGGTACAGATAGTGATCTGGCACAGGTTATTGGAGTAGCTGCAGATGATTTAAATGACGCAGTACTTTTGGAATTCGATTTTGTTCCTACAACTTCTCAAATTAAATTTAATTATTTAATTGCATCTGAAGAATATACAGGAACATTTCCCTGTAAATATGCGGATGCATTTATTATATTATTGAAACCTACATCTGGAGGCCCTTATACGAATATGGCTGTATTACCGGGAGGAGCTGGACCAGTAAGTATTACCAATATTCACCCGGCAATCGGAACTACTTGCGGGGCTGTTAATGAACAGTATTTTGGAGGATATAATAACCCTAGTGTTGTTACCAATTTTAACGGAAGAACAGTTCCTCTTACGGCCATTGCTGATGTAGTAGCAGGTCAGGAATATCATTTTAAAATGGTTATTGCAGATTATCTTGACCATAGTTTCGATTCTGCAGTATTTTTGGAAGGAGGTTCCTTTAATATAGGGGTAGACCTTCTAGGCCCTGGTGGAACAAAATTACCAAGTGACATTAATGTTTGTGATAACGTACCTCAGGTGCTTACCGCTTCTGTAAATGATCCAAACTTATTATACCAATGGTATTATAACGGAACTTTGATTCCTAACGCTACAACCAATGTTGTTACTGCTACACAGCCCGGAACCTATACTATTGAAGTAAGTGTTCCCGGAAACCCTTGTCCGGGTAAAGCTTCCATTGAAATTCATGGAGGAACAACACCTGTTGCACATGATGCCACATTATTGCTTTGTAGTACACCGGATATTACAACATTTGATCTAAGTACCATTAAACCCACTATCAGCCCAACGCCGGGAGCTGTATTTAAATTTTATGAAAATCAGGCTGATGCTTTGGCTGAAAATAACAATTATATCCAAAATATTCTGAACTATAATGGTACTGATGGCCAGATATTATATGTAGTTGTTTCAAATGGAGGTTTCTGTAGAAAAATAGTTGAATTGAAATTATTTAAAGAAGAAACTCCTGTTGCCAAATTGAAAACATCAGCTATACAAATATGTCCGGGAGAAAGTGTAACGCTTACGGCTGAAGGAGGAGATACCTATCTTTGGGATAATTTCTCTGGAACAGGTAATATACAGACGGTTACACTACATCAGACTACTGTATTTACTGTATATGCAATAGGCGCAAAAGGATGTAAATCTCTTAATCCTGCAACCATAAGAATTGAAGTGGTTCCTGAAATTAAAAGCCCTTTAAAAGACGTTGAAATATGTGATGGAGACCTTGTAACCCTGGATGCAGGTGCAGGAAAAAATTATAAATACAAATGGAGTACAGGAGCTACTACACAAAAGATAGATGTAGAGAAATGGGGAATTTATACCGTTGAGATTGATAACGGATACTGTAAAAAAATCTTCTCTGCTCAGGTAATGGGAGCTGCCATTCCTTATGTCATCGGAATAGATTATCAGACATCTAAAAAGACACTGACGGTTTCTGCAGTAAACCCTCCAATGAATAATATGCCAAGCAGTCTTGAATATTCTATTGATAACGGAATTACATGGCAGGAATCTAATGTATTTACAGGACTTTTAGATAATACCAATTATACCATCCTGGTGAGAAGAGTAGGAACCCACTGTATAGGAACTTTTGACTTCTTTACGTTACAGATCAGCAATTTTATTACTCCTAATAATGATGGAATCAATGATGTGCTGGATCTGAAGTCTTTAGGACAGTTCAAAAACTTTACAGGTTCTATCTATGACAGATATGGAGTAGAGATGTTCAGATTTACAAAAGATACCCCAGTTTGGGACGGAACTCTAGCTGGCAAAAGATTACCTTCTGCAACCTATTGGTATAAATTTACCTATGATTATCCTAAATCTAAAACTCAGATGAATTGGTCCGGCTGGATCATGTTGAAAAACAGAGAATAATATATAAAAGAAAGCCTTTCATCTGAAAGGCTTTCTTTTTATACAAATACCGATAAAGCTTCTTTTATGAAGAACTTTTTGTGATGTACACCTTATTGGTTTTCTTTCCAAAGATTGGCGAAGTGAATAAAATCAGATACACTAAGTTCTTCCGCTCTTTTATCTAAAAACTCATGGCCTTTTAAAACTTCAGGAATATTTAAAGTTTTCAAAGCATTGGATAGCTTTTTTCTTCTTTGGTTGAAGCCGGTCTTTACAATCTGCTTAAAAAGAACCTCATTTCCGGCTAAACCTTCTTTAGGGTTTCTTGTAAGACGGATAACGCCGGATTTTACTTTTGGTGGCGGATTGAAGACGTTTTCATGTACCGTAAA
Proteins encoded in this region:
- a CDS encoding T9SS C-terminal target domain-containing protein, which produces MIRYLPLCLFFLFISNFYLSQNQQPRQVIKKQASAQAKKAGAFIDVNAPGYPESNFTIEKLVKDVLISSGTNTCITPNVTNVKITPNHAVGEADRAWGYFHKATTNFPFKDGIVLSTGYARKAGNGFESSNSDTNGGGTDSDLAQVIGVAADDLNDAVLLEFDFVPTTSQIKFNYLIASEEYTGTFPCKYADAFIILLKPTSGGPYTNMAVLPGGAGPVSITNIHPAIGTTCGAVNEQYFGGYNNPSVVTNFNGRTVPLTAIADVVAGQEYHFKMVIADYLDHSFDSAVFLEGGSFNIGVDLLGPGGTKLPSDINVCDNVPQVLTASVNDPNLLYQWYYNGTLIPNATTNVVTATQPGTYTIEVSVPGNPCPGKASIEIHGGTTPVAHDATLLLCSTPDITTFDLSTIKPTISPTPGAVFKFYENQADALAENNNYIQNILNYNGTDGQILYVVVSNGGFCRKIVELKLFKEETPVAKLKTSAIQICPGESVTLTAEGGDTYLWDNFSGTGNIQTVTLHQTTVFTVYAIGAKGCKSLNPATIRIEVVPEIKSPLKDVEICDGDLVTLDAGAGKNYKYKWSTGATTQKIDVEKWGIYTVEIDNGYCKKIFSAQVMGAAIPYVIGIDYQTSKKTLTVSAVNPPMNNMPSSLEYSIDNGITWQESNVFTGLLDNTNYTILVRRVGTHCIGTFDFFTLQISNFITPNNDGINDVLDLKSLGQFKNFTGSIYDRYGVEMFRFTKDTPVWDGTLAGKRLPSATYWYKFTYDYPKSKTQMNWSGWIMLKNRE